Proteins co-encoded in one Juglans regia cultivar Chandler chromosome 16, Walnut 2.0, whole genome shotgun sequence genomic window:
- the LOC109019219 gene encoding uncharacterized mitochondrial protein AtMg00810-like, with amino-acid sequence MTDYKPVVTPMTSKSKDLGTSPAFSDPKLYCSLVGALQYLTLTFPDLAFSVNLVAQYMHNPSQAHFQMVKRILRYVHGTSNLGFYLFANSTLDLYIFVDADGAGCRETRRSTTGFALFSVKIVFPGV; translated from the coding sequence ATGACAGATTATAAACCTGTTGTCACTCCAATGACATCCAAATCTAAGGACCTGGGCACTTCTCCTGCTTTCTCGGATCCTAAGCTCTATTGCAGTCTAGTTGGGGCCCTCCAATACCTCACTCTCACGTTTCCAGACTTGGCTTTCAGTGTCAATCTTGTTGCTCAATACATGCACAATCCATCCCAGGCTCATTTTCAAATGGTAAAGCGGATTCTTCGATATGTTCATGGTACTTCCAATCTCGGCTTTTATCTCTTCGCTAACTCCACACTTGATCTCTATATTTTTGTTGACGCTGATGGGGCTGGCTGTCGAGAAACACGCCGCTCCACCACGGGTTTTGCACTTTTCTCGGTAAAAATTGTATTTCCTGGAGTGTAA